From the Misgurnus anguillicaudatus chromosome 17, ASM2758022v2, whole genome shotgun sequence genome, one window contains:
- the rnaseh2b gene encoding ribonuclease H2 subunit B, with translation MTTKKKRSPHTSNDSWVVIAPDSVLHSDNKEDSDPSFIKLRNPATESSSLYLFGHGDSSVYEVKAFTEEFRSWFIGQTVQRDGRLLYVTPIDPLFLLLPYIKSTATEGKFQPLKQMVMDEDYPGCTRLLQCKQGLDSIHHVTDEKEVGSMKFHRYNQEKTLDWLKKKVQKTVNVLKKSNISVGGGVKSSTFVRVKQEADATEEDYLRYAHGLISEYISEDLSKDLLSHLQLPEISSPKETEPPSKKRKLSDKPVEAGEDYTKFNSADFARKPPKKMTAAQKSLAKVDKTGMKTMAAFFKVKQEKN, from the exons ATGACTACTAAGAAGAAACGCTCACCACACACCAGTAACGACAGCTGGGTTGTCATTGCTCCAG ATTCAGTGTTGCACAGCGACAATAAGGAAGACAGTGATCCATCCTTCATCAAACTTAGAAATCCTGCTACAG AAAGTTCATCATTGTACCTGTTTGGCCATGGTGATAGCAGTGTTTATGAGGTTAAGGCCTTTACTGAGGAATTTCGCTCTTGGTTTATCGGACAGACAGTGCAAAGAG ATGGTAGACTGCTGTATGTGACTCCCATTGATCCTTTATTTCTGCTGTTGCCATACATTAAGAGTACTGCCACTG AGGGAAAGTTCCAGCCATTGAAACAGATGGTGATGGATGAAGATTACCCTGGATGCACCCGGCTTCTGCAATGCAAACAGGGATTGGACTCCATTCATCATGTGACAGATGAAAAAG AGGTTGGCAGTATGAAGTTTCACAGATATAACCAGGAGAAGACATTAGATTGGCTTAAGAAAAAG GTTCAGAAGACGGTAAACGTGCTCAAAAAGAGCAATATATCTGTAGGTGGAGGAGTAAAATCCAGCACATTTGTGAGAGTCAAACAAGAAGCAGATGCTACAGAAg AGGACTACTTGCGTTATGCACATGGTCTCATATCAGAATACATCAGTGAAGACCTGAGTAAAGATCTCCTTAGCCATCTACA aTTACCAGAAATATCCAGCCCCAAAGAGACAGAGCCTCCTTCTAAG AAACGAAAACTGTCAGATAAACCAGTAGAGGCTGGAGAAGACTACACCAAGTTCAACAGTGCTGACTTTGCCCGAAAA CCTCCAAAGAAGATGACTGCAGCTCAGAAGAGTCTTGCCAAGGTTGACAAAACTGGCATGAAGACCATGGCAGCGTTCTTCAAAgtcaaacaagagaaaaattgA
- the LOC129452179 gene encoding uncharacterized protein C13orf42 yields MFKKINAAFRPNHGHRSRDGFRNKDDYHSACTVKLVRSTSMLVVGESNRDSTLKRSMSAVSVESSMALYYYQSREDRVWLLSQNQNCLEYLQELVELRRQYTKSINDLNLGERKESASRKKPAPQPPRPRQKPAQFSRPEPSAPPIPNEEDTLQFFDAIIASCDPEPQRKPHIDNGHADVDFIVATSTCEHDLHSNWMLRDPRRISMTESQPKSSAVNPGQAAQQKGDMGSTSSRRRLQRNPIHLPKVVESAFQTLRFKPKVKKKDSQLK; encoded by the exons ATGTTTAAGAAAATCAACGCAGCTTTTCGTCCAAACCATGGGCATCGCTCACGGGACGGGTTCAGGAACAAAGATGACTACCACAGCGCGTGTACAGTAAAGTTGGTGCGCAGCACGTCGATGCTCGTGGTCGGGGAAAGCAATCGAGACTCGACGCTGAAGCGAAGCATGAGCGCCGTGAGTGTTGAGTCCAGTATGGCCCTGTATTATTACCAGAGCCGAGAGGACCGAGTGTGGCTCCTTTCCCAGAACCAGAACTGTTTAGAGTACTTACAGGAGCTGGTAGAGCTCAGGCGTCAATACACCAAAAGCATCAACGACCTGAATCTTGGGGAACGAAAAGAGAGCGCGTCCCGCAAGAAGCCCGCGCCACAGCCACCGCGACCGCGACAAAAACCAGCACAG TTTTCACGGCCTGAACCTTCTGCTCCACCAATCCCAAATGAAGAAGACACGCTTCAGTTCTTTGATGCAATAATTGCAAGCTGTGATCCAGAGCCCCAACGAAAACCCCACATAGACAACGGACATGCAGATGTGGACTTTATAG TGGCAACCAGTACCTGTGAGCATGACCTTCACTCTAACTGGATGCTTCGAGACCCTCGTCGAATCTCTATGACAGAGTCACAGCCCAAGTCTTCAGCTGTCAACCCTGGGCAGGCAGCCCAGCAGAAGGGCGATATGGGGAGCACAAGCAGTAGGAGACGCTTGCAACGAAATCCTATCCACCTGCCCAAAGTGGTAGAGAGTGCTTTTCAGACGTTGCGGTTTAAACCCAAAGTAAAAAAGAAAGACTCGCAGCTTAAGTAA
- the LOC129452178 gene encoding TLR adapter interacting with SLC15A4 on the lysosome → MLCESKLWCLTFESQSECASPPSSCTVPPSSPPLSNHLSAQILIHTSVDRHAETTSTKSQQSNVHSSSIDPSAVRQLSPGMDIPRQTDSPETEAFLVPSSCHSICQHYSDLHIAGGQVMPLSPGASDVQRDHSQDPQTGPFLLSGDVPTPSLLPPLVHKYRNSRRWRDESARERSSLMQLGRPLSNSQLNSYLEQQLLELYRQYLTEGPAGMRPVMASELLQTSLDQMTLQLSREQNMETARAKDMLLSCLLKVTSSYQSSEISTPLLQISTETK, encoded by the coding sequence atgctgtgtgaaagtaaGCTGTGGTGTTTGACGTTCGAGTCTCAATCTGAATGTGCAAGTCCTCCATCATCTTGCACAGTTCCACCATCATCACCTCCACTAAGTAATCACCTCTCGGCCCAAATCCTAATCCACACATCTGTAGATCGACATGCCGAAACAACCTCGACCAAGTCGCAGCAAAGCAATGTCCATTCGTCCTCCATAGACCCATCTGCAGTAAGGCAGCTCTCCCCAGGTATGGATATCCCCAGGCAGACAGATTCACCAGAAACGGAGGCGTTTCTGGTGCCTTCCAGCTGCCACAGCATCTGCCAACACTACAGTGATCTACACATTGCTGGTGGCCAAGTGATGCCTCTCAGCCCTGGTGCAAGTGACGTACAGCGAGACCACAGTCAGGACCCCCAAACTGGTCCTTTCCTTCTTTCTGGAGATGTTCCTACACCATCCCTGCTCCCTCCGTTGGTCCATAAATACAGAAATTCAAGGCGCTGGAGGGACGAGAGTGCCCGTGAACGTTCCTCTCTTATGCAGCTCGGTCGCCCGCTTTCTAACTCGCAGCTTAATAGCTACCTGGAACAGCAGCTCCTGGAGCTGTACAGGCAGTACCTGACCGAGGGACCCGCAGGGATGAGGCCGGTTATGGCCTCTGAGCTTCTGCAGACCAGCCTGGACCAGATGACCCTTCAACTGAGCCGAGAGCAGAACATGGAGACAGCACGGGCCAAAGACATGTTGCTCAGCTGCCTGCTGAAAGTCACCAGCAGTTACCAGTCCAGTGAGATCAGCACACCTTTACTGCAGATCTCTACTGAGACCAAGTGA
- the LOC129451609 gene encoding E3 ubiquitin-protein ligase TRIM35, translating to MMAQGSSEKPNTLVKDPCLLCGQEFHQSKTNKHRLFNGYKSKSKAEFTVVLEGFVGRKFRDTTLAICTSCRTLIMRYDRVSKDAERIKMLVDDMWKKNREKRCAASTPKLEVKRQRKLIDTTTTYDEACNIASNSLQATEGDISAAKENLKTGLKPLQERLRILEELKRTLHETAEHIVFQTQHIEKQIKEEFVQLRKMLSKEEATRIKALREEEEQKSLMMKEKIERMGREISSLTITIKTIEEEMRAEDALFLQNYETTMKRTQCVLPDSENISGLLINVPKHLSNLRFNLLHKMQEKVEFTPVILDPNSAHCNLILSADLTSVRYSDEERIVPDNPERFDMFACVLGSDAFDSGSHCWDVEVGDSTGWFLGVMTESAHRRNKIFSRSGIWLVGHFCGEYKAHIPPQSPTLLPVKDKLQRVKVQLDWDSGKLSFSDPLTNTHIHSFTHRFTERLLPFFGIGCDISPLQILPVKSSGKTIS from the exons ATGATGGCACAGGGGTCTTCAGAAAAACCGAATACTTTAGTGAAAGATCCGTGTTTGCTTTGTGGTCAGGAGTTCCATCAATCCAAAACGAATAAGCATCGGCTGTTTAACGGATACAAATCTAAAAGCAAAGCGGAATTTACCGTTGTGCTGGAGGGATTTGTTGGACGCAAATTTAGGGACACGACACTGGCCATCTGCACGTCGTGCAGAACTCTCATTATGAGGTACGATCGCGTATCTAAAGACGCAGAAAGAATAAAAATGCTTGTTGACGACATGTGGAAGAAGAACAGGGAGAAACGCTGTGCTGCTTCAACACCTAAACTAGAAGTGAAGCGACAACGCAAACTGATCGACACAACAACAACATATGATGAAGCCTGCAACATTGCATCCAACTCTCTACAGGCCACCGAAGGAGACATATCTGCAGCTAAG gAGAATCTCAAAACTGGGCTAAAACCACTGCAGGAAAGGTTGCGAATACTCGAAGAGTTAAAAAGGACATTGCATGAAACTGCAGAACATATTGTG TTTCAGACCCAACACATAGAAAAGCAGATTAAGGAGGAGTTTGTACAACTTCGCAAAATGTTAAGTAAAGAAGAAGCAACCAGAATAAAAGCACTGAGAGAGGAGGAAGAGCAAAAGAGCCTGATGATGAAGGAGAAGATTGAAAGAATGGGAAGAGAGATTTCGTCTCTTACAATCACCATCAAGACCATAGAGGAGGAGATGAGAGCTGAAGATGCCCTATTTCTACAA aACTATGAGACTACTATGAAaag gaccCAATGTGTGTTGCCGGATTCAGAGAACATTTCAGGATTGCTGATCAATGTGCCAAAGCACCTGAGCAACCTGAGGTTTAATCTGCTACATAAGATGCAAGAAAAAGTTGAATTCA CTCCTGTGATTTTGGACCCCAACTCTGCTCATTGTAATCTCATCCTGTCTGCTGATCTAACCAGTGTGAGATACAGTGATGAGGAACGAATAGTTCCTGATAATCCAGAGAGATTTGATATGTTTGCTTGCGTTCTGGGCTCGGATGCCTTCGACTCAGGATCTCACTGCTGGGATGTTGAGGTTGGAGACAGCACAGGCTGGTTTCTGGGTGTAATGACAGAATCTGCTCACAGAAGAAATAAAATCTTCTCCAGGAGTGGAATCTGGCTTGTGGGACATTTTTGTGGTGAATATAAAGCACATATTCCACCACAATCGCCAACACTTTTACCAGTGAAAGACAAACTACAGAGGGTCAAAGTTCAGCTGGACTGGGACAGTGGAAAGCTTTCATTCTCTGATCCtctaacaaacacacacatacactcttttacacacaggtttacagagagATTGTTACCGTTCTTTGGTATTGGCTGTGATATTTCTCCTTTGCAGATCTTACCAGTAAAATCCTCAGGAAAAACAATCAGTTAA